In Deltaproteobacteria bacterium, the DNA window ACCCACCGGACGCGCCGCAGCAGCACCTCGGAGATCGGCTTCGTCGCCTTCCGGCGGTCGGCCATCTTCCGCGGAGGGATGTGGGAGAGGTGCCGGGTGTTGCCGGGAGCGATGATCACGATGTCGGCGTCGATCGTCTTCGCCTCGTGCATCTTCGTCGGCGGGAGGTGCGCGATCTGCTCCGGCGACGCTTCCTCGTAGAAGATCCCGTTCGCCTCTTCGAACCCCCCCGCCAGGAGCGGGTGCGCTCCCGCCCGCATCACCTCGCGGTAGACCGCGAGCGCCAGCGGCCTCCCCAGCTCGCTCGTGGAGATCCGGACGATCTCCCCCTTCTTCGCCTTGACGGAATGACGGACCAGCACCTCCGCAAGCCTCTTCACCTGCCGCTCGGAACCCAAGGGAACCCCCCCTCTTTCCGGATGTCTTCGCTTCGCCGCGCCGGCCTCACTCGCCCCGC includes these proteins:
- a CDS encoding aminopeptidase, which produces MGSERQVKRLAEVLVRHSVKAKKGEIVRISTSELGRPLALAVYREVMRAGAHPLLAGGFEEANGIFYEEASPEQIAHLPPTKMHEAKTIDADIVIIAPGNTRHLSHIPPRKMADRRKATKPISEVLLRRVRWV